The Chryseobacterium sp. JV274 sequence GGCATCAGGAAAGTCTTTATCTAAAAAATGAATCAAAAAAACTACTCAACTTAAAATCAGAAGAAAGAAAAAAGCCCCTTCCCATAGAGTTTGCAGACCAACGGGAAAGAGCATGGTTAAGTTATTAATTAAATTAAAAACCTTTACAAATCTATGAAAAATTCCTATTACCATATAGGAGGCATTTTCTTTGGGCTCATGTTTACAACTGTAAGCATTACTGTAAAAGCCCAGACACGCAACATTTCCGGTACCGTAACCTCATCAGGTAAACCTCTTTCAGGAGTCGTAATCTCCCAAGAGGGTAGTGATCAGGTAACAATGACTGGCAACAACGGAACCTATACATTACAGGTTTCAGCAGAAAATTCCATCCTATTGTTCAGACATCCTGATTATGCTGAAGAAAAATTCAGACTCACTAATCAGACGGTCGTTAATATCAGCTTAGAACAAAAAGTAAAGGGAATCGAAGAAGTTATTCTCAACGCTGGCTACTACAAGGTTAAAGACAAAGAAAGAACCGGTAGTATCGCCAAAGTTTCAGCAAAAGATATAGAAAACCAGCCTGTCTCCAATGTCTTATCAACCGTACAGGGAAGAATGGCAGGAGTAAATATCACCCAGAATTCAGGAGTTCCGGGTGGTGGCTACAGCATCCAGATCCGAGGGCGCAACAGTCTGAGAACTTATGCCAACAGTGAAATCGATGGCAGCCAGCCCTTATATATAGTAGATGGTGTCCCCGTGGGAAGCGGAATGACTGCTACTTATGGTGCCAATATTTTGTCAGATGCCAACCTAAATCCTTTAAGCAATATCAGCCCTAATGATATCGAAAGCATCGAGGTTTTAAAAGATGCAGATGCCACGGCTATCTATGGTTCAAGAGGAGCCAACGGCGTGGTACTGGTAACGACTAAACGGGCCAGGAAAGGATCTTTAGGACTTTCCGTTAATACATCCTATGCTTTAAGCAACAGCCTTTCCAATCTTACCATGATGAATACGGAGCAATATCTGGGAATGCGCAGACAGGCCTATGCGAATGATGGAATTACCGTATATCCGGCCACTGCTTATGATATCAACGGAACATGGGACCAGTCCCGTTATACGGATTGGTTCAAAACACTTCTCGGCAATACCTCTGTAACTTCCAATGTCCAGCTGTCTTTATCGGGAGGCGGGGAGAGGACCTCTTTTCTGGTAAGTTACGGACACAATGAGCAGACTACGGTCTTTGCCAAAGATTTCAGGTATAAAACCAATACCTTACTGGGTAACCTGTCACACCGCTCCGCAGACAACCGTCTGAACTTTACCATGTCAACACTCTTTTCAAAGCTGGAACATAATGTAATCAGTCTGGACAATACCAGCAGCGCTTTGTTTCTGGCTCCCAATGCTCCCGCTCTGTACGATTCAGGAGGAAATATCAACTGGCAGAACTATACTTTTGATAATCCTTTGGCTGCCTATAACAGTACTTATTCCAACAACAATGTGCAGTTCATGAATAACTTCACGGCGGATTACGAACTTATGAAAAATGTACAGGTCAGACTCAATGGAGGAATCAGTTACCAGACCTTTGATGAACTGTCATTGCAGCCCAGTACGATCTATAACCCATCATTAGGGATAGGGCCTGCCAATTCCAGGGCGTTACAAAGCAATAAAAGCAGAATGTCCTACACTTTGGAACCGCAATTGAACTGGAGCTTTAAAAAAGATAGCCATCAGGTGGATGTCCTGGCCGGAGGTACCTATCAGAGTGATCTGAATACTCAGGGTGCCATACAGGGATATGGTTTTACCAGTAATGCATTTATTGAAAATATTGCCGCAGCTACCACAAAACTGATCTCGGACCAGACCAAAACAGAATATAAGTATACAGCCGTCTTCGGAAGACTTAATTATCAGTTTGACCATCGCTATATCATTAATATTACGGGCAGAAGAGACGGAAGCAGCCGCTTTGGAACCAACCGTAAGTTTGCGAACTTCGGGGCGGTGGGAGCGGCCTGGCTGTTCTCCAACGAAAGCTTTATGAAAGAACTGTCCTGGCTCTCCTTTGGAAAGCTGAGAGGAAGTTATGGCTCATCCGGAACTGATAATATTGGGAACTACCAGTATAACGATACGTTTATCACTTCTACCTTAGGATATAATAATGTAACAGGACTGGTTCCTTCCAAACTTTTCAATCCTAATTTCAGCTGGGAGAAAACCGTCAAATTAGAAGCCGCACTCGAAATGGGATTCTTTAAGGACAGATTTCATGTTACGGCATCCCATTACCGCAACCGTTCATCGAATCAACTGGTAGGCTATCAGCTTCCATCGGTAACGGGGTTTACTTCAGTGCTGGCCAATCTGGATGCCACCATTCAAAATACGGGGTGGGAATTTGAGATCGCGGGCCGTCCGTTTACGGGAGCTTTTAAATGGGAAACATCTGCCAATCTAAGCATTCCGAAGAATAAGCTTCTGTCGTTCCCGGGACTGGAAGGCTCTACCTATGCCAACTCTTATGCAATTGGGCAATCCGTTAATATTATAAAATTGTATCATCTGGAAGGTATCAATCCTCAGAACGGTCAGTATATCTTTTCGGATTACAATGGTGACGGCAGGATCAGTTCCCCTGATGACAGGCAGATTATTAAGAATATAGGCGTAGAGTTTTTCGGGGGTTGGAGCAATAATTTCAGCTATAAAAATTGGTCGCTGTCACTTCTTGTCCAGTTTGTCAAACAGCAGAGCCGCAATTTTAATTATCAGATGTCTTCCCCCGGACTGATGCGGAACCTTCCTGTAGAGGCCTTGAATGTCTGGTCACCCGACAATCCGAATGGATTGTATATGCCGTATCATGCTACCGCATCACCCCTGCACAGTTTATTTCAGATGAGTGATGCCACCGTGTCCGATGGGTCATTCATTCGGTTGAAAAATATTCAGCTCAGCTATCGGATTCCTCTGCAGGGGAAGCTCATCAGAGAAGCTAAGATCTATTTTCAGGGCCAGAACCTCTATACCTGGACCAAGTATTTCGGGCTGGATCCGGAGTTTTCATCTTTAGGATTTCTGCCGCCTCTAAAAACGTATTCTTTCGGCATGCAGATTAACTTTTAAAACCAGTACAATGAAACTTTATAAACAATTCTATATCATAACAGGATTTTTAATACTAAACAATATGAGTTCCTGTGAAAAACTGATTGAAGTAGAAGTGCCTTCCAATCAGATTGCTTCAGATCAGGTATTTGTAGATGTACAGACGGCAGATGCTGCCTTGGCTGGATTATATTCAGGACTGCGCGACAACTCGCCGTTTGCAGGAGATCAATCGGGCAGACTATTAGGGCTTTACACTGATGATTTGGATTTTTATTCCACTACGGCAACCAATGGACTACCGGAGATATCCCAAAACCTTCAGAACGATTCCAATGTCAGTATTTATACAGACTGGTCAACTTCATATAAGCAGATCTATGTGGCCAATGCCATACTGGAAGGCATTGAAAAGTCAAAGTCTATTTCCCAGGCAGACCGCAACCGAATCAAAGGAGAGGCATTAATGGTCAGATCCATGCTTCTGTTATACCTTCAGCAGGTATATGGAGATATTCCTTATCCGACAACTACCGATTATCAGGTTAATCAGTCGATTTCAAAAACTGATAAGGCACAGGTGCTTATACATCTGAGTGAAGATCTTAAAGAATCCATCAGCCTGCTTCAGGACAACTACAGAAATACGGAGAGGATTTTTCCTAACCGTAAAATGGCGGAACTGCTATTGACTAAAGTCTATTTGCTGGAGGGAAGATGGGGAGAGGCTGAGTTTCTGTTAAAGGGCATTATTCAAAGTCCGATGTACCAGTTTCAGAATGATATTACCAAGGTCTTTAACAAATCCGGTTCGCATATTCTCTGGCAGCTGAAACCTAAAAATTCCGGTGACGGCACCAAAGAGTCCGGAATCTATTATTTTAACAACTCAGCACCTTCAATGACCGCTCTCAGTACTGGCCTTGTCAATACATTTTATCCCGCAGATCTCAGAAAACAATACTGGATGGCATCGGTAACTTTTAACGGAACAACCTGGTACAGAGCTGAGAAATATAAAAACAGGACAGGGAATACAACGGAGTATTCAATTATTGCCCGGCTGGAAGAAGTATATCTTCTTTTAGCCGAGACTTTGGTTCAGCAAAATAAAATAGATGAAGCCCTTTTTTACCTCAATAAAACCAGACAGAGGGCAGGAATAGCACCATTAGCATTGCCTTTATCAAAAGAAGAAGCACTCAGTGAGATCATATTGGAAAACCGGCGAGAGTTTTTTACAGAGATGGGACATCGTTTCTTCGATTTGAAAAGAGTCGGAAAGCTGGATATATCTATACAGGGAAAGCCTAACTGGAAGTCTTTTCATAAACTATGGCCAATTCCCCAGCAGGATATTTTGTTAAATCCCAATTTAAAACCTCAAAATGAAGGCTATTAAAATCAAAGCGCTGTTATGCATAATGATTATTTGTATGTGCAGCCAAGGACTGTTGGGACAATATAATATTGATTCTATACAACAGAGATATGCTGCATTTTATACTATTGCTCATTTAAAAGTATCAGATGATAAGCGATGGGTTTCTTTTTCAAAGATTTACAAGAAAAATACAGATACCACCATTATTGCCACTGCTGACAAACAGCAAACTGTCAAAGCTGTTTTAACTGGAGTTTCTGAAAGCTACTTTTTGAAGGATAATCATTTTTTCTGGCTGGGTAGTGGCAAGGCACAACTTATCAATCTTCGAAACGGAGATAAGAAAGATTTTAAGGAAGTTAGCAAAATAGAAATACTGCCCGCTCTGGGATATTATGCTGTATGGTACAAAAACCGTTTTCTGGAAGTATTTGACAGCAAAAACAAACTTGTTGCCTCAGTGTCTGATGTGACACAGTTGGTTAGTAATAAACAGAATAAATTATATGTAATAGTTATCCGAAGCAATCTCTCATCGGTTTGGTCTTTGCAATCCAAAGAATTTAATAAAGTATATACCTCTGAACAGATTATAAAAAAAATCATGCTCGCACCCTCACAGAAATATCTGGCAGTTACAGAGCAGGAGAAATCTTCTGATGGATTACAGCTTGTATTACTTGATACCAACTCACTCAAAGTTTCAAGAGTTGGCAATGGTTTTATTAAGTCTGATTATATTGAGGTGCGTGAGATCAAAAACGGACTTGCTTTTTTTCTGGATTTTAATAGTCGTCCAAAACCTGCTCCTACCGCCCAGCCGGAAGTAAAATATGGTATCGATCCCGATTTATGGCTTTATAGAATGGGAGAGCAGTATCATGAGTATTGGGTGTATGATGTAAAGTCAGAGCAGTCTCAAAAGGTAGATACTGGTTTTGCGTTTATGGCTGCTATGGATCATGAACGATATTTTCTGACCTTTGACAGAAAGGAAAGGAATGCCTACATCAGTTCTGTTTCTTGGTTTGACATTTATTTGTATGACCGCTATAGTAAAACTTCAAAAAAGATACTCTCTCAGATCTCCAACCTTGTAGTTAGCCGACAGGGTAAATATGTAGTAGGATTCAGTGAAGAAGAAAAGCGATGGATTCTGTATAATACTTTATTATCCGGAAAAATAACGATTGAAAACCCTCATATTGGGAGGCCAACTTTTAGTGATGACAATCATTATGTTTTTTTTGAGAGCGAGAATGGAATATACAGGTTTAATGTACGGACGAAAAATCTGGAACAACTGCCCTTAACAGCGAATAAAAAAGTTGCTATTCTCAATGTCAAAGAAGATGTGATCTACGGAACGTTAGGCGCAGATTTTAGAATCCGCAGCATTAATGCCAAGAAGCCTATTATCCTTGAGCAGTATGATCAAAACAACAATGAAACATCATATGTTCAGTGGTTTCGGGATAAAGTAAATGTACTTCTTCCGTCTACTAAAAATAGGGTAAGTGATTTCAAAATAAATCTCCTGAGCCAGGCGGTTTTCAGTCTGGAAGAGAATTTTAACAGTCCTCAGGCAATTTATCAATATCATAGCGGTCATAAGAAAGAAGTGTATCAAAGCAATAGGCATGATCATGAGATCACTATGGCCAGGCAGGAAATACTTTCATACAAGAATAGTTTGGGAGTACAAATCAAAGGTGTATTGTATTATCCCCTTAACTTTGATGCCCGAAAGAAATATCCCCTGATTTTGTCGATCTATGAAGTTCAGAATAAAAGTGCATCGGTATATCCCTATCCTTATTTTTCGGGAATAGGAATTAATATCCGGTCACTCATTGATAATGGCTATTTTGTTTTTCTTCCCGATGTGGTTTTGGATAGCCGGGGACCTGGGTTCGCTACGTTGGATTGTGTGCACTCAGGATTGGATGCCCTAAAAGGATATGCCAATATTGACAGCAATAGAGTAGGACTGATGGGGCATTCCTTTGGCGGGTTCGGCACCAGTTTTATATCGACCCGTTCCCATCGTTTTGCGGCCTATATATCAGGAGCAGCCGTTACCGATCTTGTTAAATTTTATTTTTCCTTCAGTCAGGAAAGAAAGCTTCCCAATTACCCCCGCTTTGAAAACGGACAGTTTGATATGAAGGTGCCGTTTTCTAAGAATAAAATGCTTTACTATGATAACAGCCCTATTGCCAATGTAGAGAAAGTTAATAAGCCGATCCTTCTCTGGACAGGACTGAAAGACGGAAACGTTCCTTATACTCATACCGAAGAATTGTATACGGGTTTGCTGCGAAATCAAAAAAAGGCGGTAGTACTGTATTATAAAAATCAGGATCATGACCTGGCAAAAAACAGTGCGGAGAGCATAGATCTGCATTTGAGAATCCTGGAATGGTGGGATTACTTTTTGAAAGATAAAAAAGATATTCCCTGGATTGATAAAGAAATGAAAAAGGATGCCCTGTAAGGCATCCTCTTCTTTTACTGTGGAATTTCTCTTAGAACATTATCGCAGAAAGTTTCTGAAACCTGTTCTTTCAGCTGGGTGCCGTCAGACAGTTCACAGATCGGTCCTGTCGGAATGTCACTACAGTTTTTACCTGCTTGCTCACAAGTGAAATTTCCATTACCATCCGGAACCATTACGTATCCCGGTACAATAGCTTTGTTCGTCTGATTTGCCATCTTAGTGGCAAATGCTGTTCCTGTTCCTAGTACCACTAGTAAAGCAGGGAAAAGGATTTTTTTCATAGAATGAAATATTTAGTGCTGCCTACTCTGTTGATCGGTTTTCGGCTTCCCCGATTTAATATATTGAGATAATGCTTTTGTCATTTTATATTGGGTGAGTTCATTATTATGGATGGTATACAGATATTTTTCGGTTACAATGATATCATTGAGTGTATGATCATCTTTCTTGAAAATATAGATGCTGCCTACATAACTTTGGGAATCAATTTCGTAAACATCCAATACATCTGATTTTTTCCAGGCTTTTCTCGATTCGTGTCTGCCCATCAGGTTGGATTGAACGAAAAGTAAATTTTTGTACACCACGGATCTGATATTGACCTTTAGTGCCGGTGCTTTCATCTTGTAAGTGCCGTCAGAAAGTTTCGTTGTTTTAATCTGGACAGTTTTTACGGTATCAATAGTTTTTAGAAATTTTTGCACCTGCATACTGCTGTTCATGACAATTGCCTGATTTCTGTAAGTATAGGTATATAACAGTTTTTTCGTATGCGATTCGTAGGCCATGCTTCCGTCGACGTCAAACAGACCATCGGTCTGTTTCTTTAAAACAGTTGTTTTTAATTGTAATTTCTCAGGACTGTCAATATAAAGTAATCCCAGAACCAGATGATTGCTTGGACGTATCTGTGTCCTAATGGCAAAACGGGAAGAGTCAATGACCTTGAGATCATTAAAATAAGCGTCTTTGTAACTTATTCTTGTAGTAGATTCGGTCCCAAGTTTACCTTTAAATAAGATAGGTACCGACCCGTCATAAATATAAAAATGATTGTCCGCTACTATTTGCCTGATATTTTTATAAGGATGATCTGTTTCTATTCGGGCAGAGACAACAGCTTTTCTTTGCATTGAAGAGTCCATTGTGAGGAGCTGTTGGGGATATTTCTGGTTAGACAGATAAATGTTATGATCATTAAACCCAGCAAAATAATAGAAACCATTGTCCAAATGTACAGATTGATGCTCGATGACAGGATGCTTTATAAACCGCCTTGTAAAATTATTTTCTTTTTTAATGACATGCTCCGAAGAAAGAAACATACCTATGATTAAAATAATGCTCAGTACGATTGATGTTGATACCGTTATAGTAGTTTTTGATTTTCGGACAGGAATCTTCTTTTCCATTAAGAATAAGGCAATAATTATAAGTAATACACATATTACATTAAAAACTAAATGTTCAATCCAGCCCAGTTTTTCGAGAATTCCTCCACAGGAACAGGGAACAAAGTCACTATAGTTGAGAATGATGAAAATATAGGCTGTAAATGCTGACATTAAAAAAAGTGAGAGGTATAAGCCTGATCGTCTGCAGATGGGTACCAACAGTAAGATGGAAGCAATCCATTCTATTATAATGACGCTGTAAGAAACAAAACCTGCATAAGCACTGAGAAGTGGTGATTGTGCTAATTGAATCTGAAATCTTTCAAATTCAAAAAGTTTACTTACACTCGCGTACACAAATAATACAATAAAAAAGTAACTTACAATAGTAGGGAATATGTTGGAAAAATTTTTCATGCTTTGTTGTCATTATTGGGTTTAACAGACCTGAACCAGTCTCCATTTGATTTTCCATCCGCAATATTCAGGCATCGGTTCACCCTTAAAGAGAGTTACAGTTGTTTTGAAATTCCCCATACTTTCCCAGATGCCACTCTTTGGACATGGTAAGCCTGTAACAACTGATATGGAGGTATGGGGAATCATATTTTTTGTTTTTAATCCTGAGTAAGCCGCCAATTATCACCGTCTCTGACAGGAGGATCTTTTGTTCCAGGATCTTCAATGACTTCTATGGATTTAGCAGAATCCTGTTTCATTACTAAGCCATTTATTGTGGGCTCTGATTTTTCAATATATTCACTATTTGAAATCATATCTTCATCTCGAGGGGTGCAGTTTTGTAGACAAACTGCTGCGATGATTATGCTAAAAAATGGGATAAACTTTTTCATTTTGATAATTTTAATTGGGTTATCCCGGCCGGATTATATTAGAATTCTGATGTCAAAATTATCCGGCTTATGAGCTAAAAAAAACTGTTATATGGCTCTATTTTAAAATTGTTACGTCTCAATTTTAAAATTAATACATGCGAATATCAGAGTTCAAGTGGCTGTATTTGCATATTTTACAGGATTTTTGTCTTTCTGTTATTTAATTCATTGAAATTTGATTTATTTAAAACATAAATGTTTATTTTTGAGATGGTGAGGTTCTAAATATCAGTCTATGAAAAAGTTTTATTACTTTCTCATCTTATTTCCTGTTTTTTCACAATTTTTCTTTTCACAAAAGAAAGAGGAAAAAACTTTCAGTGAAATTAGAAAGCCTTATGAAAAAATGGCAATAGAAGACATTCATGCAATGCCCTATGTAAAACTGTACATTGAGAAAGCAAAAAACGAAAATAATTTTTCAAAGCTGATTCAAGGGTATAGAGATGCGAGACAGTTTGATTATAAAAACAAGATGAAGTATGCTGACAGTGCGCTTACTGTCAGTTTACAGCATGGAAGCCAAGATGACATCAGTAAAGAATATTTAAGCAAGGGAATCATCTATTATTTTTATCAAAAAAAATTTAAGCTGGCTTTAAATGAATACATTAAAGCCTATACGCATTCAAAAGGCTCAAAAGATGAGTACCATAGGTATAAAGTCCTTTATCATTTAGGAATTGTAAAAAGTCATTTGGGCTATTATGATGACGCTATGAAGCATTTTCTTGAATGTACTTCATTTTACAGGTCAAAGCTGAATGAAAACCATCATGAAAATGAACAGTTTAACTATGAGAAGGCGTATCTCAACTGCTTACATCAATTGACTGTCCTCAACAGATATCTGCATCATTTTGCCAAGAGTGATAGTTTAAGCAATTTAGGTTATCGGCTAACTGCCAATAATAATGATTTTGTACTTGAAAAAAGCTATTTCCTAAAATGCATCGGAATTTC is a genomic window containing:
- a CDS encoding RagB/SusD family nutrient uptake outer membrane protein; this translates as MKLYKQFYIITGFLILNNMSSCEKLIEVEVPSNQIASDQVFVDVQTADAALAGLYSGLRDNSPFAGDQSGRLLGLYTDDLDFYSTTATNGLPEISQNLQNDSNVSIYTDWSTSYKQIYVANAILEGIEKSKSISQADRNRIKGEALMVRSMLLLYLQQVYGDIPYPTTTDYQVNQSISKTDKAQVLIHLSEDLKESISLLQDNYRNTERIFPNRKMAELLLTKVYLLEGRWGEAEFLLKGIIQSPMYQFQNDITKVFNKSGSHILWQLKPKNSGDGTKESGIYYFNNSAPSMTALSTGLVNTFYPADLRKQYWMASVTFNGTTWYRAEKYKNRTGNTTEYSIIARLEEVYLLLAETLVQQNKIDEALFYLNKTRQRAGIAPLALPLSKEEALSEIILENRREFFTEMGHRFFDLKRVGKLDISIQGKPNWKSFHKLWPIPQQDILLNPNLKPQNEGY
- a CDS encoding DoxX family protein; protein product: MKNFSNIFPTIVSYFFIVLFVYASVSKLFEFERFQIQLAQSPLLSAYAGFVSYSVIIIEWIASILLLVPICRRSGLYLSLFLMSAFTAYIFIILNYSDFVPCSCGGILEKLGWIEHLVFNVICVLLIIIALFLMEKKIPVRKSKTTITVSTSIVLSIILIIGMFLSSEHVIKKENNFTRRFIKHPVIEHQSVHLDNGFYYFAGFNDHNIYLSNQKYPQQLLTMDSSMQRKAVVSARIETDHPYKNIRQIVADNHFYIYDGSVPILFKGKLGTESTTRISYKDAYFNDLKVIDSSRFAIRTQIRPSNHLVLGLLYIDSPEKLQLKTTVLKKQTDGLFDVDGSMAYESHTKKLLYTYTYRNQAIVMNSSMQVQKFLKTIDTVKTVQIKTTKLSDGTYKMKAPALKVNIRSVVYKNLLFVQSNLMGRHESRKAWKKSDVLDVYEIDSQSYVGSIYIFKKDDHTLNDIIVTEKYLYTIHNNELTQYKMTKALSQYIKSGKPKTDQQSRQH
- a CDS encoding alpha/beta hydrolase family protein; amino-acid sequence: MCSQGLLGQYNIDSIQQRYAAFYTIAHLKVSDDKRWVSFSKIYKKNTDTTIIATADKQQTVKAVLTGVSESYFLKDNHFFWLGSGKAQLINLRNGDKKDFKEVSKIEILPALGYYAVWYKNRFLEVFDSKNKLVASVSDVTQLVSNKQNKLYVIVIRSNLSSVWSLQSKEFNKVYTSEQIIKKIMLAPSQKYLAVTEQEKSSDGLQLVLLDTNSLKVSRVGNGFIKSDYIEVREIKNGLAFFLDFNSRPKPAPTAQPEVKYGIDPDLWLYRMGEQYHEYWVYDVKSEQSQKVDTGFAFMAAMDHERYFLTFDRKERNAYISSVSWFDIYLYDRYSKTSKKILSQISNLVVSRQGKYVVGFSEEEKRWILYNTLLSGKITIENPHIGRPTFSDDNHYVFFESENGIYRFNVRTKNLEQLPLTANKKVAILNVKEDVIYGTLGADFRIRSINAKKPIILEQYDQNNNETSYVQWFRDKVNVLLPSTKNRVSDFKINLLSQAVFSLEENFNSPQAIYQYHSGHKKEVYQSNRHDHEITMARQEILSYKNSLGVQIKGVLYYPLNFDARKKYPLILSIYEVQNKSASVYPYPYFSGIGINIRSLIDNGYFVFLPDVVLDSRGPGFATLDCVHSGLDALKGYANIDSNRVGLMGHSFGGFGTSFISTRSHRFAAYISGAAVTDLVKFYFSFSQERKLPNYPRFENGQFDMKVPFSKNKMLYYDNSPIANVEKVNKPILLWTGLKDGNVPYTHTEELYTGLLRNQKKAVVLYYKNQDHDLAKNSAESIDLHLRILEWWDYFLKDKKDIPWIDKEMKKDAL
- a CDS encoding DUF6520 family protein, whose product is MKKILFPALLVVLGTGTAFATKMANQTNKAIVPGYVMVPDGNGNFTCEQAGKNCSDIPTGPICELSDGTQLKEQVSETFCDNVLREIPQ
- a CDS encoding SusC/RagA family TonB-linked outer membrane protein; this translates as MKNSYYHIGGIFFGLMFTTVSITVKAQTRNISGTVTSSGKPLSGVVISQEGSDQVTMTGNNGTYTLQVSAENSILLFRHPDYAEEKFRLTNQTVVNISLEQKVKGIEEVILNAGYYKVKDKERTGSIAKVSAKDIENQPVSNVLSTVQGRMAGVNITQNSGVPGGGYSIQIRGRNSLRTYANSEIDGSQPLYIVDGVPVGSGMTATYGANILSDANLNPLSNISPNDIESIEVLKDADATAIYGSRGANGVVLVTTKRARKGSLGLSVNTSYALSNSLSNLTMMNTEQYLGMRRQAYANDGITVYPATAYDINGTWDQSRYTDWFKTLLGNTSVTSNVQLSLSGGGERTSFLVSYGHNEQTTVFAKDFRYKTNTLLGNLSHRSADNRLNFTMSTLFSKLEHNVISLDNTSSALFLAPNAPALYDSGGNINWQNYTFDNPLAAYNSTYSNNNVQFMNNFTADYELMKNVQVRLNGGISYQTFDELSLQPSTIYNPSLGIGPANSRALQSNKSRMSYTLEPQLNWSFKKDSHQVDVLAGGTYQSDLNTQGAIQGYGFTSNAFIENIAAATTKLISDQTKTEYKYTAVFGRLNYQFDHRYIINITGRRDGSSRFGTNRKFANFGAVGAAWLFSNESFMKELSWLSFGKLRGSYGSSGTDNIGNYQYNDTFITSTLGYNNVTGLVPSKLFNPNFSWEKTVKLEAALEMGFFKDRFHVTASHYRNRSSNQLVGYQLPSVTGFTSVLANLDATIQNTGWEFEIAGRPFTGAFKWETSANLSIPKNKLLSFPGLEGSTYANSYAIGQSVNIIKLYHLEGINPQNGQYIFSDYNGDGRISSPDDRQIIKNIGVEFFGGWSNNFSYKNWSLSLLVQFVKQQSRNFNYQMSSPGLMRNLPVEALNVWSPDNPNGLYMPYHATASPLHSLFQMSDATVSDGSFIRLKNIQLSYRIPLQGKLIREAKIYFQGQNLYTWTKYFGLDPEFSSLGFLPPLKTYSFGMQINF